From a single Micromonospora pallida genomic region:
- a CDS encoding S8 family peptidase has translation MSLPRTRRGRLAALGVLAASAMVTTMIGTPAAAAPTTGKILNAGGTTAVPNSYIVVLKDSAVGGAAGQAKAAVASKAKTLAERYRATVRDVWGDALNGFSVHATEKTAKRLAADPAVAYVEQDGTVQASVTQTPTPSWGLDRIDQHPLPLNNSYSYTTTGSGVVAYIIDTGIRTTHTDFGGRAVHGFDAVDGALPADDCNGHGTHVAGTVGGARYGVAKSVRLVAVRVLNCAGSGTFAGIINGVNWVTNNHVSGPAVANMSLGGGLNTSLNAAVTNSIADGVTYAVAAGNSNADACGFSPASTPNAITVGATDSNDIRAPYSNWGNCVDIYAPGTSITSAWSTSDTATNTISGTSMASPHVAGAAARVLQANPAWTPIQVRNYLVSWCTCPLPPWPCPCPWPPPVLLYMDPAL, from the coding sequence ATGTCGCTCCCCCGTACACGCCGGGGCCGACTGGCCGCTCTGGGGGTCCTCGCCGCCTCGGCGATGGTCACCACCATGATCGGCACGCCGGCCGCCGCCGCCCCGACCACCGGCAAGATCCTCAACGCCGGCGGCACCACCGCCGTCCCCAACAGCTACATCGTCGTCCTCAAGGACAGCGCGGTGGGCGGTGCCGCAGGCCAGGCCAAGGCCGCCGTCGCCAGCAAGGCCAAAACCCTGGCCGAACGCTACCGCGCCACCGTCCGCGACGTCTGGGGCGACGCCCTCAACGGCTTCTCCGTACACGCCACCGAGAAGACCGCCAAGCGGCTTGCGGCCGACCCGGCGGTTGCCTACGTCGAGCAGGACGGCACCGTGCAGGCCTCGGTCACCCAGACCCCGACCCCGTCCTGGGGCCTGGACCGGATCGACCAGCACCCCCTCCCGCTGAACAACTCCTACAGCTACACCACCACCGGCTCCGGCGTCGTCGCGTACATCATCGACACCGGCATCCGGACCACCCACACCGACTTCGGCGGACGGGCCGTCCACGGCTTCGACGCGGTCGACGGCGCCCTGCCCGCCGACGACTGCAACGGCCATGGCACCCACGTCGCCGGCACCGTCGGTGGCGCCCGCTACGGTGTGGCCAAGAGCGTCCGGCTGGTCGCCGTCCGGGTCCTCAACTGCGCCGGCAGCGGCACCTTCGCCGGCATCATCAACGGCGTCAACTGGGTGACCAACAACCACGTCTCCGGCCCGGCCGTGGCCAACATGAGCCTCGGCGGTGGCCTGAACACCTCGTTGAACGCCGCGGTGACCAACTCGATCGCCGACGGCGTGACCTACGCGGTGGCAGCCGGCAACTCCAACGCCGACGCCTGCGGCTTCTCGCCGGCCTCGACCCCCAACGCGATCACCGTCGGCGCCACCGACAGCAACGACATCCGAGCCCCCTACTCCAACTGGGGCAACTGCGTCGACATCTACGCTCCGGGCACCAGCATCACCTCAGCGTGGAGCACCAGCGACACCGCGACCAACACCATCAGCGGCACCTCGATGGCCTCTCCGCACGTGGCCGGCGCCGCCGCCCGCGTCCTGCAGGCCAACCCGGCCTGGACTCCGATACAGGTGCGCAACTACCTGGTGAGCTGGTGCACCTGCCCGTTGCCCCCCTGGCCGTGCCCGTGTCCCTGGCCGCCCCCCGTCCTGCTCTACATGGACCCGGCGCTCTGA
- a CDS encoding PIG-L family deacetylase, whose amino-acid sequence MAERSLTLMAVHAHPDDEATSTGGVLARYAAEGITTVLVTCTDGRCGDGPGGVKPGDPGHDPQAVVAMRQAELAASCEALKVTHLETLGYADSGMMGWAANDAPDAFWNTPVAEAADRLSELIRRYRPDVVVTYDENGFYGHPDHIQAHRITMAAVERTDIPAKVYWTTVPRSAFQEFGRVMKEIGVEFPEPDGASDEMPQLGLPDDEITTWVDTRGYGAQKFESLAAHASQAENIFFLQIGQERFTELMGVETFVRVRDTTDAPTPEDDLFAGLR is encoded by the coding sequence GTGGCTGAGCGATCTCTGACGTTGATGGCGGTGCACGCGCACCCGGACGACGAGGCGACCAGTACTGGCGGGGTCCTCGCCCGGTACGCGGCGGAGGGGATCACGACGGTGCTCGTGACCTGCACGGACGGGCGGTGCGGCGACGGGCCCGGGGGAGTGAAGCCGGGCGACCCGGGGCACGACCCGCAGGCCGTGGTAGCGATGCGCCAGGCCGAGTTGGCGGCCAGTTGCGAGGCGTTGAAGGTCACGCACCTGGAGACGCTCGGCTATGCCGACTCCGGAATGATGGGTTGGGCGGCCAACGACGCGCCCGACGCGTTCTGGAACACGCCGGTGGCGGAGGCGGCCGACCGGCTGAGCGAGTTGATCCGGCGTTATCGACCCGATGTTGTCGTCACCTATGACGAGAACGGCTTCTACGGCCATCCGGACCATATTCAGGCGCACCGCATCACGATGGCTGCGGTCGAGCGGACGGACATACCCGCGAAGGTGTACTGGACCACCGTGCCGCGTAGTGCGTTTCAGGAGTTCGGTCGCGTGATGAAGGAGATTGGCGTCGAGTTTCCCGAGCCGGACGGGGCGTCGGATGAGATGCCGCAGCTCGGCCTGCCCGACGACGAGATCACTACCTGGGTGGATACGAGGGGCTACGGCGCGCAGAAGTTCGAATCGCTGGCCGCGCATGCCAGTCAGGCCGAGAACATCTTCTTCCTGCAGATTGGCCAGGAACGGTTCACCGAGCTGATGGGCGTGGAAACCTTCGTCCGGGTCCGCGACACCACCGATGCGCCGACGCCCGAGGACGACCTGTTCGCCGGACTGCGCTGA